One window of the Trifolium pratense cultivar HEN17-A07 linkage group LG2, ARS_RC_1.1, whole genome shotgun sequence genome contains the following:
- the LOC123908787 gene encoding oil body-associated protein 1A-like — translation MSTNNGHPQVPGEPTDTTTSVLETVTSTIQGFGPINKIHQHLCAFHFYSHDMTRQVEAHHYCGHQNEEMRQCLIYDSPDKNARLIGLEYIISEDLFLTLPDEEKRLWHSHLYEVKSGFLFMPNVPKPIEHKDMEKVCKTYGKVYHFWQVDRGDELPLGIPQLMMALTRDGQVYDHLVQGVVERMGVDFEKERNNRAYMTGPKHGIHALANGGGKGIETRLREVELNHESPPPYATRVFV, via the exons ATGTCGACCAACAATGGCCATCCTCAAGTACCCGGAGAGCCAACTGACACCACCACTTCTGTCCTTGAGACAGTCACATCTACTATCCAAGGTTTTGGTCCCATCAACAAAATCCACCAACACCTTTGCGC GTTCCACTTTTACTCTCACGACATGACAAGGCAAGTGGAGGCACACCACTATTGCGGACACCAAAACGAGGAGATGAGGCAGTGTCTTATCTACGACAGCCCAGATAAGAATGCAAGGCTTATAGGTCTCGAGTATATCATCTCCGAGGATCTTTTCTTGACTCTTCCCGACGAAGAGAAGCGTCTCTGGCATTCACATTTGTACGAGGTAAAGAGTGGTTTTTTGTTCATGCCAAATGTCCCTAAACCTATTGAACACAAAGACATGGAGAAAGTTTGCAAGACTTATGGTAAAGTGTACCATTTCTGGCAAGTTGATAGAGGTGATGAACTTCCACTTGGGATACCTCAACTCATGATGGCTCTTACTAGAGATGGCCAAGTTTATGATCATCTTGTTCAAGGGGTTGTGGAGCGTATGGGTGTAGATTTTGAGAAGGAGAGAAATAATAGGGCTTATATGACAGGACCAAAACATGGGATTCATGCATTGGCTAATGGTGGAGGTAAGGGCATTGAGACAAGACTCAGAGAGGTTGAGCTTAACCATGAATCACCTCCCCCTTATGCCACAAGAGTCTTTGTTTGA